From Mus pahari chromosome 20, PAHARI_EIJ_v1.1, whole genome shotgun sequence, the proteins below share one genomic window:
- the Fam89a gene encoding protein FAM89A, with product MSGTGSAGMARGLRVDGLPPLPKSLSGLLHSAAGGAAGGWRHLERLYAQKSRIQDELNRGGAGGGGTRAAGMRTKPPNLDAALALLRKEMVGLRQLDMSLLCQLYSLYESIQEYKGACQAASSLDCTYALENGFFDDEEEDFQEQGSLQDGQHRGSPRDPSPLTHLSSSDWLLESI from the exons ATGAGCGGAACCGGGTCCGCCGGCATGGCCCGGGGGTTGCGCGTGGACGGGCTGCCACCGCTACCCAAAAGTCTGAGCGGGCTGCTGCACTCGGCGGCGGGAGGCGCGGCGGGCGGCTGGCGGCACCTGGAGCGGCTGTACGCGCAGAAGTCGCGCATCCAGGACGAGCTGAACCGAGGGGGCGCGGGCGGCGGCGGGACGCGGGCGGCGGGGATGCGGACCAAGCCCCCCAACCTGGACGCCGCGTTGGCGCTGTTGCGCAAGGAGATG GTTGGCCTCCGACAGCTGGACATGTCCTTGCTCTGCCAACTGTACAGCCTCTACGAGTCCATTCAGGAATACAAGGGAGCGTGCCAGGCAGCCTCCAGCCTGGACTGCACCTATGCACTGGAGAATGGCTTCTTCGACGATGAGGAGGAGGACTTCCAGGAGCAGGGCTCTTTGCAGGACGGGCAGCACAGAGGTTCTCCCAGGGACCCGTCGCCCCTTACCCACCTCTCCAGCAGTGACTGGCTTCTGGAGTCCATCTAG